DNA from Granulicella arctica:
TGCGCGCTTGCAGTCCCAGCTTGATGAGCTTGCGCTGCTTCTAAAGCGTGTCGATGGTGACATCTCGCGGTTGTCGCTTTACGGCATACCCTTCGCCGTCAAAGACAACATCGATGTTGCGGGATGGCCGACAACTGCTGGCTGTCCTGAGTTCGCATACATCGCTCAGTCCGATGCCACGACGGTGAAGCGCCTTAGAGAGGCCGGTGCAATCGTCGTCGGCAAGACCAACCTCGATCAGTTCGCAACCGGTCTGGTCGGTACGCGCTCTCCATACGGGGCTGTACCCAATAGCTTCCACCCCGAGTACATCAGCGGTGGCTCCAGCTCTGGCTCTGCCTCCGTTGTCGCTCGCGGAATCGTTCCGTTTGCCTTGGGTACGGACACAGCCGGCTCCGGCCGTGTTCCCGCCGGAATGAACAATATCGTAGGTCTGAAGCCGACACGCGGCTGGCTACCCACCACCGGTGTCGTACCCGCCTGCCGCACTCTGGACTGCGTCTCCGTCTTAGCGCTCACGGTTCAAGATGCCGAATACATCGCAGACATAGCCGCGGGTTTCGACAACCGCGATGCGTATTCTCGAGTCCGATCAAAGTCCGCACCTATAGGATTTCCCGCAAGGCCACGCTTCGGTGTTCCACAATCACCGGAGTTTTTCGGCGACACCGAAGCAGCCGACGCCTACGCTAGAGCGCTTGCAATCGCGCAAGAAATGGGCGCAGAGATCGTTCCACTTGACTTCGCTCTCTTCTCGGAACTCGCATCGTTGCTCTATGAAGGCCCATGGGTGGCCGAGCGCTTCTCCGCTGTTCAGTCACTGTGGGAACGCAATCCCGATGCCATTCATCCCGTGGTGCGGAGCATCGTAGAGCGCGCCACTGGCTTCTCCGCGATGGACACCTTCAACGCCGAATACCGCCGCGCCGAGCTGAGCATGTTGGTCGATGCCGTGATGGCGAATGTCGATGCGCTTTTTGTCCCGACTTCGCCAACGATCTTCACCATCGATCAGGTTCTCGCGGATCCACTCGTCCTGAACTCGCGCCTGGGCATTCATACTAACTTCGCCAACTTCGCTGATATGTGCGCCCTGGCTGTTCCCGCGGGTATGCGCAGCGATGGTCTACCTGCTGGAATTACGTTGCTGGCACGTGCATGGCATGACAAAGCTCTCGCGAAGTTCGGCAGACGATGGCAGTCGTACGTCAGCACTCGTGAAGGCTATGACAAGCTCGGCGCTACTGGACGCAGCTATAGCGCCTCGAAAGAGAATGTTCCTCCTCCGGCAAGTAACACGATCCGTGTAGCCGTCGTCGGCGCGCATCTAAGCGGAATGCCTTTGAATCATCAGCTAACCTCTCGTGGCGCTGCCTTTGTCGAGGCAACCTCGACGACTAACGAATATCGCCTCTACGCGTTGGCCAACAGCACCCCGCGCAAGCCGGGCCTGGTGCGCGTCGCACCGAAGGAACAAGGCAGTTCCATCGCAGTCGAGCTCTGGGATGTCCCTGTCGGCAACTTCGGCTCGTTCACCGCTGAAGTTCCATCTCCGCTCGGTATCGGCAACCTTTCCTTGATCGATGGCCGCACCGTGAAGGGCTTCATCTGCGAGCCCTTCGGACTCACCGGCGCCGAAGACATCACCTCATTCGGTGGCTGGGCCGCATACTTAGCTAGTCTGTAACTAAAAAACTGACAGGGGGTCGGCATGTTCTCTTCTGTGTTAATAGCCAATCGTGGCGAAATTGCCTTACGTGCGATCCGAACGCTGCGGCGGCTCGGTATCCGCAGCGTCGCGGTCTATGCAGACTCCGACCGCAACTCGGCCCACGTGCGCGAAGCGGATACAGCCATCGCACTCGGCGGTGTACGCCCAGCGGACAGCTATTTGCGTATCGACAAACTGATCGCAGCCTGTCATGAAGCAGGTGCGCAGGCCGTCTTCCCCGGCTATGGTTTCCTCTCCGAGAGCGCCGAGTTTGCCGAAGCCTGCGAAGCAGCCGGCCTCGCGTTCCTCGGGCCCACGCCTCTTCAGATTCGAGAGTTCGGACTGAAGCACCGCTCCCGCGAACTGGCAGCACAAGCGGGCGTCCCTCTCACGCCCGGTACAGGCCTACTTTCAAGCCTTGAAGAAGCTCTACAGGAGGCCGACTGCCTGCGCTATCCGCTGATGCTGAAGAGTACCGCGGGAGGAGGCGGCATCGGCCTCTCCCGTTGCGACTCGCCGCAGGAGCTTACGGCGGCGTATGAGAGCGT
Protein-coding regions in this window:
- the atzF gene encoding allophanate hydrolase, translating into MTGFKSASVKTQKKSACTLAEWQDALRCGEIAPSNLLQSLALREDDPAWITRLDAARLQSQLDELALLLKRVDGDISRLSLYGIPFAVKDNIDVAGWPTTAGCPEFAYIAQSDATTVKRLREAGAIVVGKTNLDQFATGLVGTRSPYGAVPNSFHPEYISGGSSSGSASVVARGIVPFALGTDTAGSGRVPAGMNNIVGLKPTRGWLPTTGVVPACRTLDCVSVLALTVQDAEYIADIAAGFDNRDAYSRVRSKSAPIGFPARPRFGVPQSPEFFGDTEAADAYARALAIAQEMGAEIVPLDFALFSELASLLYEGPWVAERFSAVQSLWERNPDAIHPVVRSIVERATGFSAMDTFNAEYRRAELSMLVDAVMANVDALFVPTSPTIFTIDQVLADPLVLNSRLGIHTNFANFADMCALAVPAGMRSDGLPAGITLLARAWHDKALAKFGRRWQSYVSTREGYDKLGATGRSYSASKENVPPPASNTIRVAVVGAHLSGMPLNHQLTSRGAAFVEATSTTNEYRLYALANSTPRKPGLVRVAPKEQGSSIAVELWDVPVGNFGSFTAEVPSPLGIGNLSLIDGRTVKGFICEPFGLTGAEDITSFGGWAAYLASL